CTGGGAGGAGACGCCCGGCGACGGCGAGGGCACCTGGACCACCCGCGGCACGCTGCCGCTGGACGCGGTGGTCGACGACGCGGCACCGGGCGGGGACGGCTCGCTGCCGACGAGCCGCGCGTTCAACCTGGTGCGCGCGACCGCGGCCGGCGCCGAGGTCGTCACGTGGGACGGCGCCTCGGTGCGGACGACCGTGCTCGGACCCGGCGTGCACATGGTGACGCACGGCGACCCCGACGACCCCGGGGCTGCCCGGGTCGGTCGGTGGCTCGACGCCTTCCGTGCCGCGCCCGCCCCGACCGGCCCGCCGGCACGCGTCCCGGGCGACGAGCCGGTCGCTGGCGACGCGAGCGCGGACGCTGGCGGACCGGATGCTGCCGGCGACGGGTGGGGCGGGTGGTTCGACGTGCTGGAGCGGTCGACCGTCCTGCCGGCGGACGACCCGGACGCGATCCTCCGCGACACGGTCGAGCCCGAGGGGCACTTCGCGACCCTGTCGATCGTCGCCGCCGCGGTCGGCCCGGGCCGCACGGCGCTGCGGCACACCCGGCTCGCCGACCCCGGCGTCCTGCACGGGCCGGACGTGCACCACCATGCCTGACGCCAGCAGCACCAGAAAGTACTTGCCGGAGTGGAAAGTGGGTGTCATGCTGGAGCCAGCCGAAGGGGGCACACTATGACCGACCACACCCACACCAGCCCGACCGACGCCCGTCGCCTGCTCGACGAGGCCGAGCGCATCAGCCGACGCGCGCACGACGCCACCCGGTGGCCCTACGTCACCTTCCTGCTCGCCCTCGGGACGAGCACGTCGCTCGGCACTCTCGCGATGGCGGTGACCGAGGGGTCTGCGTTCGGCCTCGCCTACGTCGGGACCCTCGTGGTGGGCTTCGCGCTGGTCCTGTTCTTCTGCGTGACGATCCAGGGTCGACGGGCCTTCGCGTGGAGCCGCCGGTGGTCGCTGTACATCGGCGCGTGGGCCGTCACGTACCTCGCCGCCATCGCCGTCGTCGCCTGGTGGCACGGCGACGTGCTGGCAGCCGGGGTGACGTCGGGCCTCGTGCTCCTCGTCACCACCGCCTGCGCCGCGGTCGAGGCGCGACGGTGACCGCCGAGCAGGTCCACCCGCGGCACCGCCTGGTCGACGTCCTGCAGCACCCGGTCCGGTTCTCCGTCGTCGCTGCACTCGACAAGGCCGAGAAGCTCGGGTTCGCCGAGGTCCGGGACGCCGTCGAGGTGAGCGACTCGGTGCTCTCCAAGCAGGTCTCGCAACTCGAGGCGGCCGGCATCGTCGACGTGCAGAAGGGCTTCGTCGGCAAGGTCCCGCGGACGACCCTCGTCCTCAGCCGGGCGGGACGCGCAGCCTGGCGGTCGCACCTGGCGGCGCTCCGCG
The sequence above is drawn from the Curtobacterium sp. L6-1 genome and encodes:
- a CDS encoding transcriptional regulator; translated protein: MTAEQVHPRHRLVDVLQHPVRFSVVAALDKAEKLGFAEVRDAVEVSDSVLSKQVSQLEAAGIVDVQKGFVGKVPRTTLVLSRAGRAAWRSHLAALREIAGGD
- a CDS encoding NRDE family protein; the protein is MCTVVVRVDPGAAWPVTVLALRDESPDRPWDPPAAWWPDRDPDVRGVRDRQAGGAWLAASDRNGLAVVLNRWEETPGDGEGTWTTRGTLPLDAVVDDAAPGGDGSLPTSRAFNLVRATAAGAEVVTWDGASVRTTVLGPGVHMVTHGDPDDPGAARVGRWLDAFRAAPAPTGPPARVPGDEPVAGDASADAGGPDAAGDGWGGWFDVLERSTVLPADDPDAILRDTVEPEGHFATLSIVAAAVGPGRTALRHTRLADPGVLHGPDVHHHA
- a CDS encoding chemotaxis protein CheY; translated protein: MTDHTHTSPTDARRLLDEAERISRRAHDATRWPYVTFLLALGTSTSLGTLAMAVTEGSAFGLAYVGTLVVGFALVLFFCVTIQGRRAFAWSRRWSLYIGAWAVTYLAAIAVVAWWHGDVLAAGVTSGLVLLVTTACAAVEARR